Proteins encoded together in one Carya illinoinensis cultivar Pawnee chromosome 3, C.illinoinensisPawnee_v1, whole genome shotgun sequence window:
- the LOC122304212 gene encoding uncharacterized protein LOC122304212 isoform X2 — translation MLMLRIRRNSSYMFAAQHFMGYYTISSSSCHIIHNDPRLFLVLDKGFQWNALNPHSGTSFINGSGRGRGPGGRGGIAIGTGFNGFALNLKGCLRDEDNIDAITFHKGKGKAKGMGPRAFAPQHLQLLPVRDLEIGLQDGTASPHNATATANQNQQHGASHHGSPLGFPNHHLPDKIVVAVDVDEADIRVHEFFKTPYFKTGIHPIPGARRVLHALSRFCNLSVVTSRQNAIKDHTIDWIEKHYPGLFQEIHFGNHFALDGVSRPKSEICRSLGADVLIDDNPRYAIECAEIGIRVLLFDYENSYPWCKTESVNQHPLVTKVHNWEEVEKQLMSWIVS, via the exons atgttgatgttaaGGATCAGAAGGAACAGTAGTTATATGTTTGCTGCTCAACATTTTATGGGTTATTATACAATCAGTAGTAGTAGTTGTCATATAATCCACAATGATCCACGTCTTTTCTTGGTTTTGGATAAGGGATTTCAGTGGAACGCCTTGAATCCTCACTCTGGTACCAGTTTTATCAATGGAAGTGGACGAGGTCGAGGACCGGGAGGAAGAGGAGGGATTGCAATTGGCACCGGCTTTAATGGCTTCGCCCTAAATCTCAAAGGTTGCCTGAGGGACGAAGATAATATTGACGCCATTACTTTTCACAAAGGAAAGGGAAAAGCAAAGGGAATGGGCCCCCGTGCATTCGCTCCGCAGCATCTGCAGTTGCTCCCTGTCCGTGATCTCGAAATTGGTCTTCAGGACGGCACTGCAAGTCCTCATAATGCCACTGCCACTGCAAACCAAAATCAACAACATGGGGCATCCCACCACGGAAGCCCTCTTGGATTCCCTAACCATCATTTGCCCGATAAGATTGTTGTCGCCGTTGATGTGGATGAgg CTGATATCCGTGTCCATGAGTTCTTTAAAACACCATACTTCAAGACAGGGATTCATCCTATCCCAGGTGCTCGGAGGGTCCTCCATGCATTATCAAGATTCTGCAACCTATCAGTTGTGAC GTCTCGGCAGAACGCAATCAAGGACCATACCATTGATTGGATTGAGAAGCATTATCCAGGATTGTTTCAGGAGATTCACTTTGGCAATCATTTCGCTTTGGATGGGGTGTCTAGGCCAAAGTCAGAAATATGCAG GTCCTTAGGAGCTGACGTCCTGATTGATGACAATCCAAGATATGCTATTGAGTGCGCTGAAATTGGAATCAGGGTTCTACTTTTTGATTATGAGAACTCATATCCTTGGTGCAAGACGGAGTCTGTCAATCAACACCCTCTTGTGACGAAGGTTCATAATTGGGAAGAAGTAGAAAAGCAGCTAATGTCTTGGATTGTTTCTTAG
- the LOC122304212 gene encoding uncharacterized protein LOC122304212 isoform X1, with protein sequence MLMLRIRRNSSYMFAAQHFMGYYTISSSSCHIIHNDPRLFLVLDKGFQWNALNPHSGTSFINGSGRGRGPGGRGGIAIGTGFNGFALNLKGCLRDEDNIDAITFHKGKGKAKGMGPRAFAPQHLQLLPVRDLEIGLQDGTASPHNATATANQNQQHGASHHGSPLGFPNHHLPDKIVVAVDVDEVLGNFVSALNRFIADHYFSNHSISEYHVYEFFKIWNCSRDEADIRVHEFFKTPYFKTGIHPIPGARRVLHALSRFCNLSVVTSRQNAIKDHTIDWIEKHYPGLFQEIHFGNHFALDGVSRPKSEICRSLGADVLIDDNPRYAIECAEIGIRVLLFDYENSYPWCKTESVNQHPLVTKVHNWEEVEKQLMSWIVS encoded by the exons atgttgatgttaaGGATCAGAAGGAACAGTAGTTATATGTTTGCTGCTCAACATTTTATGGGTTATTATACAATCAGTAGTAGTAGTTGTCATATAATCCACAATGATCCACGTCTTTTCTTGGTTTTGGATAAGGGATTTCAGTGGAACGCCTTGAATCCTCACTCTGGTACCAGTTTTATCAATGGAAGTGGACGAGGTCGAGGACCGGGAGGAAGAGGAGGGATTGCAATTGGCACCGGCTTTAATGGCTTCGCCCTAAATCTCAAAGGTTGCCTGAGGGACGAAGATAATATTGACGCCATTACTTTTCACAAAGGAAAGGGAAAAGCAAAGGGAATGGGCCCCCGTGCATTCGCTCCGCAGCATCTGCAGTTGCTCCCTGTCCGTGATCTCGAAATTGGTCTTCAGGACGGCACTGCAAGTCCTCATAATGCCACTGCCACTGCAAACCAAAATCAACAACATGGGGCATCCCACCACGGAAGCCCTCTTGGATTCCCTAACCATCATTTGCCCGATAAGATTGTTGTCGCCGTTGATGTGGATGAgg TTCTGGGAAACTTCGTGTCTGCTCTGAACAGATTTATTGCTGATCATTACTTTTCAAACCATTCAATTTCCGAGTATCATGTCTATGAGTTCTTCAAG ATATGGAACTGTTCCCGTGACGAAG CTGATATCCGTGTCCATGAGTTCTTTAAAACACCATACTTCAAGACAGGGATTCATCCTATCCCAGGTGCTCGGAGGGTCCTCCATGCATTATCAAGATTCTGCAACCTATCAGTTGTGAC GTCTCGGCAGAACGCAATCAAGGACCATACCATTGATTGGATTGAGAAGCATTATCCAGGATTGTTTCAGGAGATTCACTTTGGCAATCATTTCGCTTTGGATGGGGTGTCTAGGCCAAAGTCAGAAATATGCAG GTCCTTAGGAGCTGACGTCCTGATTGATGACAATCCAAGATATGCTATTGAGTGCGCTGAAATTGGAATCAGGGTTCTACTTTTTGATTATGAGAACTCATATCCTTGGTGCAAGACGGAGTCTGTCAATCAACACCCTCTTGTGACGAAGGTTCATAATTGGGAAGAAGTAGAAAAGCAGCTAATGTCTTGGATTGTTTCTTAG